The DNA region CTCCTCCCACGCCGCCGAGCACGTCAAGTAacccccccagagccccccagcgCCGctcggggggctgcaggggctgggggatggaACCGGTGCCTGACACCTCCCCCATGCAGGGGTCGGGGTGATGGAGGACCCCCCCAGCAGGCTCCACCGGGGCAGCTTCGGCATCCCGAGCCCCGAAGTTCACCCGGGTTGGGGGGTGAGGACACTGGAGGTGGGGGTCAGCCCCCACCTGTGCCCcggggggaaactgaggcaggaggaCTGTGCatggccctgccctgggggctgcagggggcttGTCCCCGTAGACACTAcggggctggggtgggggtgTGGGGGGCACGGGCTTGGCCCTGGCACCCCAGGAAATCTGGGGGTGCCCCCAGCGCAGGGCGGACCCTGCACggaggcagccctgggagcgAGGATGGAGCTGCCCTGGAACTGTGTGTATAAGTgtgtacagaaataaatatgtcTGCTAAACGCCTGTGTGGGGTGGGGGACACTGCGGGGGCTGGCACGGCCACCAGCACCCCGAGGGGCCGGGCCATGGGGACACGGGGTGTGTACAGCCACAGGTGACAGCAGGGGCAGGGCGTGATGTCCCCACGCTGTCCCCAGAGCCGCCGGGTGGCTCCTTCAGCAGCCGGAGGAGATCACACATCTGTGCCATGGGGCAAAGTCCTGCTCCCAGATGGGGCTCAGCTGGTGCTGATGGCTCGTTAATTACCGAGGTAATTAGGCCCCACAGCGCCGGGTAGGGCTCAGGTCTGTGCCACAGGAGCAGTCCCTGCGCTGCACCTCCGGACCCTGCCGTGGGTGCCCAGGTGAGTGTGGCTCAGGTCAGGTGTCCCCCGCAGGGTGACAGGGGAGGATGGCCCTAAGGACCCCCAGGGCATGGCTTCTCACGTCCACACAGCTCATCCCACTGcttcccagtattcccagtccagcacaggcaggcagtggGTTgttcccctccctcccaccctctcTGGCAGGGATGGTGCTTCAGGATCTTTCTGGGAACTCTTGGGGACAGTCCCCAAGGGCCAGGTCACCGCAGcccagtgcccccagctctgTTTGCTTCCCAGCTGGtatccctggagctgctgggccctTGGGATGCCCCTAGACCTGGCCAGGCCAGCACCAGCACCCGGGGTTGTGCAAGGCTGGGGTGGGCATAGGGActgcccctgcccggggctgccaACGGGGCTGGGGACCCCAGGGAGCAGAACACGCCCTCGTGTCCctccctctgtgccagccctgcatgCTCCTGCACAAGCAGCAGGGAGATCTTTCGTCCCTTTGAAGGGAGCAAGGACAGGCGTGGTGCCAGCTGCCACAGGCCAGGGGTTTAGGGTTTGCCCCATCACTCCTGTGGgtgcctgcagtgccaggggagcCAGGATCTGTGCCAGGGGGTGGGAGCCAGGCTCTGgtgccagggaggaggagggtgaaggcagcagctcccccgGGGAAGCGCTTGCGACAGATTCCCTCCTCGCAGCTCTTACAGCACCAGCTCAGGGTGCCAAGCAGTGCAAGGGCTGCATGTCCTGGGTGTCCCCCCCCCAAAGACAACACAGAACATAGCTGAATTCAGGAGAACTTtacttaaataaatatatttacagagCAGCAGCGATTCCAGAGCGGGTTTGGCCACACTCAGCCAGCGGAGTGCAAGgagaggctgtgccaggcaccGTGGCAGCCTCTGCCCAGGCATTGACCTAGCGGGGTGCTGGGACCCCCGAGGGTTggggggacagcagaggggacaggccAGGCCAGCCGGCCTCACTGTGACATCTTCTTGTAGGGCAGGGcggggaggctgcagggcaggaggttCTGAAGGGGCAGCGGgctcttctcctcttccttctgctcctcctcgGTGGcgtccagcagctgctgcatgtAGCACGAGGTGCCCAGCAGGACGTGGCCCGTGGCCTGCATGCTGAACAGCGCCCAGCGcagagcttccctgggcaggggagagaggggTCAgcgtgccagggcagggctgggcagcgtccctgtccccagagtgtccccagccccccgCACTCACTTGACCAGGCGCCGCGCCCCGTAGCAGCGCAGGTCGTAGGACATGCTGTAGGTGCCGTACAGGGTGGCTTTGACGTTGAGGCAGCCCAGGTCCTTCGGGTGGGTCTTGTACAGGTCGAAGGTGACGCAGGCCACGTCGATCCTGCGCGGGGGCTTGCGGGACAGGCTCACCTGGTAGCCACGCGTCTGCGGGACAGCGGCGCCGCCGTCACCACCCTCCCCGTCCCACCTCCAGCgtgggacagaggggacaaaCCAACCCCTCAGCGCTCCCCTCACCTTGGGGGCAGTCCAGGTCTGCCCCTTGCTCAGGGCCATCAGGGCCGTGCCCTCCTCCAGGGTGCGGAAGAAGGACTCTGTCTCCACGGCCGTGCCGTCCTCATCCAGCACCAGCGCGATGGGCGCGGGCAGGGCCAGGGCGCTCTGGGCCTGCGGAGGGGCTGCGGGTCAGCAGGGCCGGGGACAGGCCCCGCGCGGGCAGAGGGACGGGGggacggacagacagacagacctgGCGCAGCAGCTCGGCGAGGCTGGGGGCCATGACGCCCTTGCGCAGGCTGCGGTCCCCGTTGCACACGCGGTagggccgcggccgcggggccgggcccgccagcagctgctgggtcaCGGAGGCGCTGGCTGAGACACATCTGCGAAGGGACACGGGCGTTCTGAGAGCCACAGGaccccctggcagtgccagcgcCCAGGGAGGGCTCTATGGGGACGTCCCCCACGATGGGGACGGCGGTGCCACGGCACTTACTTGGACACGGGGGCAGCCAGGCGCTGGCTCAGGGATTTGGCGTAGTCCATCTTCCAGGGGGCACGCAGAGCCTGCGGGGAGGAAGGACAGTGGTTCCCGTCAGGTCAGCTCGGGATCTGCTCCCACCAGCACGCCCAACTCCGCTCCCGGGTTCTTCCGCTGCTTCCCGTCCGCTCCAGATGTCCCCGCTGGCAATCCCAGGGACAGGATtgaggctgagctctgccaccGCTGCCTTTACAGGGGCTGGTCCTGCCCTTTGGCCAGGGCCAGGCCAGCGGGGGCCGCCCGGCCAGAGTCCCCTGCCAGCAGGGCTCTTGCGTAAAGGGACACGAGGGAGCCTGAGTCAGCGCTGGGGCAAAGGTGACacaccagccctgggctccGAGCCCTGGGAGAGGACAaccggggctgggggggtcaGGGGCACCCACGGgagcaccccaaaccctgctgctccaggggcatCTCCAGCCAGGAGCCCCATGGGGGTCCAGCGGAGCTCCCGTTCGCTCACctccaggcagcaccagctcttCTCCCGAGGATGGAGCCCGTCCGCCTCACCTGCCCTTATGTACCTGTCCCACAGGCTCCTCCCCGGGCGCGCCTCTCCTGCCCGGCCGCGCCCAATGGGGTCCGGCCGGACGGGGAGGGACCGGGAGCCGGGATGCTCCGGCCGGGGAGGGACCGGGAGCCGGGGAGGGACCGGGAGCCGGGATGCTCCGGCTGAGGAAGCACCGGGAGCCGGGGAGGGACCGGGAGCCGGGATGCTCCGGCTGAGGAAGCACCGGGAGCCGGGGAGGGACCGGGAGCCGGGCAGCTCCGGCTGGGGAAGCACCGGGAGCCGGGCAGCTCCGGCCGGGGAAGGGCAGGCTGCCAGGGGTGCCATCAGTCCGTACAGATGTTCCCGTGGGTGTCACAGGACGGTGCCAGGCTGTTGCCAGCGGtgcccaggggcaggaggagcagcagtggccGTGAACCAAACCGCGAGAAGCTCCCTCTCCACGCGAGGGAGAGCCTGTGCCCGgggagggtggcagagccctggcaccGCTGCCCAGGGGTGTGGGGTGTCCCGTCTGGAgccatcccaaacccacctgcCCCGGGTGTCCCTGCCGGAtctcccttccaccccaaacacTCCCCGATTCTGCGGCTCGCG from Motacilla alba alba isolate MOTALB_02 chromosome 11, Motacilla_alba_V1.0_pri, whole genome shotgun sequence includes:
- the CIDEC gene encoding cell death activator CIDE-3, giving the protein MDYAKSLSQRLAAPVSKCVSASASVTQQLLAGPAPRPRPYRVCNGDRSLRKGVMAPSLAELLRQAQSALALPAPIALVLDEDGTAVETESFFRTLEEGTALMALSKGQTWTAPKTRGYQVSLSRKPPRRIDVACVTFDLYKTHPKDLGCLNVKATLYGTYSMSYDLRCYGARRLVKEALRWALFSMQATGHVLLGTSCYMQQLLDATEEEQKEEEKSPLPLQNLLPCSLPALPYKKMSQ